One window of Vicinamibacterales bacterium genomic DNA carries:
- a CDS encoding NAD(P)H-quinone oxidoreductase, giving the protein MRAVEITSFGPPDVLRLGQRPDPSAGPGDVLIDVAAAGVNRPDIIQRLGKYPPPPGASDIPGLEVAGTVIALGTGVTGFAIGDDVCALVAGGGYAELAAVPYEQVLPMPKGLSFIEAAAIPETYFTVWTNVFQRGRLHESESILIHGGTSGIGTTAIQLSREFAAWVFATAGSDEKCAACRDLGADIAINYRTTDWVAALKEATGDRGVDLILDMVGGDYLARNVDLLATEGRLVQIAFLRSPKAEVDFSVLMRKRAWITGSTLRPRSPEEKGAIAAELRRQVWPLLESRAVRPIIHQVFPLAQAADAHRLMEAGTHIGKLVLDVTA; this is encoded by the coding sequence ATGCGCGCCGTTGAGATCACGAGCTTCGGGCCGCCGGATGTCCTGAGGCTCGGTCAGCGGCCGGACCCGTCGGCCGGGCCGGGTGACGTGCTCATCGACGTGGCGGCGGCCGGTGTCAATCGCCCCGACATCATCCAGCGGCTCGGCAAATACCCGCCTCCACCTGGCGCCTCCGATATTCCGGGCCTCGAAGTGGCCGGCACCGTCATCGCCCTTGGCACCGGCGTCACCGGCTTCGCGATTGGCGACGACGTGTGCGCGCTGGTCGCCGGCGGCGGCTACGCCGAACTGGCGGCCGTGCCGTACGAACAGGTGTTGCCGATGCCGAAGGGCCTGAGCTTCATCGAAGCGGCGGCCATTCCGGAGACCTACTTCACGGTCTGGACCAACGTGTTCCAGCGCGGGCGGCTGCACGAGAGCGAGTCGATCCTGATTCATGGCGGCACCAGCGGCATCGGCACCACCGCGATCCAGTTGTCGCGGGAATTCGCGGCGTGGGTGTTTGCCACCGCCGGCAGCGACGAGAAGTGCGCGGCGTGCCGCGACCTCGGCGCCGACATCGCGATCAACTATCGCACCACCGACTGGGTGGCGGCGCTGAAGGAGGCCACCGGCGACCGCGGCGTGGATCTCATCCTCGACATGGTCGGCGGCGACTACCTGGCCCGCAACGTGGACCTGCTGGCCACCGAGGGCCGCCTGGTCCAGATTGCGTTTCTCAGGAGCCCGAAGGCCGAGGTGGATTTCTCGGTGCTGATGCGCAAGCGCGCGTGGATTACCGGGTCGACCCTGCGTCCACGCTCGCCGGAGGAAAAGGGCGCCATCGCGGCCGAACTGCGGCGGCAGGTGTGGCCGCTGCTCGAGTCGCGCGCGGTGCGGCCGATCATTCACCAGGTGTTTCCGCTGGCACAGGCCGCGGACGCCCACCGGCTCATGGAGGCCGGCACGCACATTGGCAAGCTCGTCCTCGACGTCACAGCCTGA
- a CDS encoding ABC transporter ATP-binding protein yields MAILRSGAPSMRRAERSGSGRGALAGGPDPGKSAAKKKIDSAAAWREFRELVWVHRRRLTIGLTLMMISRLSGIVLPALSKYVIDDVIGKGRHDLLVPIALTAGAATVVQAFTSFGLSQTLGVAAQRAITDMRKKVQAKIMRLPVRYFDSTQTGVLLSRIMSDAEGIRNLVGTGLVQLVGGVLTAFISLGVLLYLNWRMTVVTAIVLALFGSGMAYAFKRLRPLFRERGKIQAEVTGRLTEALGGIRIVKSYTAEKREEIVFTHGAHKLFRNIAQSMTGVSATTSGSTVIIGVVGVVMIWMGGNDILAGKMTLGDFVMYIFFIGLLAAPMISIASIGTQITEAFAGLDRIREIMNMETEDEADAGKPSLGAIQGDIRFDEVWFEYNPGVPVLKNVTFHAAPGTTTALVGSSGSGKSTLISLVMAFNRPLKGAISVDGKNLMDIPLRDYREQLASVLQENFLFDGTIAENIGYAEPSASLDEIKAAARLAHCEEFIMRFPEGYSTVVGERGIKLSGGQRQRVSIARAILASPKVLILDEATSSLDSESEEMIQDGLKALRTGRTTFVIAHRLSTIRSADQILVMEGGEIVERGTHDELLARDGRYRQLYDKQYKLETNRFINPGEDWTPEAPKPVAAKPASTRI; encoded by the coding sequence ATGGCCATCCTCAGATCCGGCGCCCCCAGCATGCGACGAGCCGAGCGGTCCGGCAGCGGCCGCGGCGCGCTCGCCGGTGGCCCCGACCCCGGGAAGAGCGCGGCCAAGAAGAAGATCGACTCGGCGGCGGCCTGGCGGGAGTTCCGCGAGCTGGTGTGGGTCCATCGCCGGCGCCTGACCATCGGCCTGACCCTGATGATGATCAGCCGCCTGTCGGGCATCGTCCTGCCGGCGCTTTCCAAGTACGTGATCGACGATGTGATCGGGAAGGGGCGGCACGACCTGCTGGTGCCGATCGCCTTGACGGCGGGAGCGGCCACCGTCGTGCAGGCGTTCACCAGCTTCGGCTTGTCGCAGACGCTCGGCGTGGCGGCGCAACGCGCCATCACCGACATGCGCAAGAAGGTGCAGGCCAAGATCATGCGCCTGCCGGTGCGCTACTTCGACTCCACCCAGACCGGCGTGCTGCTGTCGCGCATCATGAGCGACGCCGAAGGCATCCGTAACCTGGTCGGCACCGGCCTGGTGCAACTGGTGGGCGGCGTGCTCACCGCGTTCATCAGCCTCGGCGTGCTGCTCTACCTGAACTGGCGCATGACCGTGGTCACCGCGATCGTGCTGGCGCTGTTCGGCAGCGGCATGGCCTACGCCTTCAAGCGGCTGCGGCCGCTGTTCCGCGAACGCGGCAAGATCCAGGCGGAAGTGACTGGCCGCCTCACCGAGGCGTTGGGCGGCATCCGCATCGTCAAGAGCTACACCGCCGAGAAGCGTGAGGAGATTGTCTTCACCCACGGCGCCCACAAGCTGTTCCGGAACATCGCCCAGTCGATGACCGGCGTGTCGGCGACCACCTCGGGCAGCACGGTGATCATCGGCGTGGTCGGCGTGGTGATGATCTGGATGGGCGGCAACGACATCCTCGCCGGCAAGATGACGCTGGGCGATTTCGTGATGTACATCTTCTTCATCGGCCTGCTCGCGGCGCCGATGATCTCCATTGCCAGCATCGGCACCCAGATAACCGAGGCGTTCGCCGGTCTCGACCGCATCCGCGAGATCATGAACATGGAGACCGAAGACGAGGCCGACGCCGGCAAGCCCTCGCTCGGCGCGATCCAGGGCGACATCCGGTTCGACGAGGTGTGGTTCGAATACAACCCGGGCGTGCCGGTGCTGAAGAACGTCACCTTCCACGCCGCGCCCGGCACGACCACGGCGCTGGTGGGGTCGAGCGGGTCGGGCAAGAGCACCCTGATCAGCCTGGTGATGGCGTTCAATCGGCCGCTAAAGGGCGCCATCTCGGTGGACGGCAAGAACCTGATGGACATCCCGCTGCGCGATTACCGCGAGCAGCTGGCGTCGGTGCTGCAGGAGAACTTCCTGTTCGACGGCACCATCGCCGAGAACATCGGCTACGCCGAGCCGAGCGCGTCGCTCGACGAGATCAAGGCCGCGGCGCGCCTGGCGCACTGCGAGGAATTCATCATGCGCTTCCCCGAGGGCTACAGCACCGTCGTCGGCGAGCGCGGCATCAAGTTGAGCGGCGGCCAGCGCCAGCGGGTGTCGATCGCCCGCGCCATCCTGGCGTCGCCGAAGGTGCTGATCCTCGACGAAGCGACGTCGAGCCTCGACAGCGAGAGCGAAGAGATGATCCAGGACGGCCTCAAGGCCCTCCGCACCGGCCGCACCACGTTCGTGATTGCTCACCGCCTGTCCACGATCCGCAGCGCGGACCAGATCCTGGTGATGGAAGGCGGCGAGATCGTCGAGCGCGGCACCCACGACGAGCTGCTGGCGCGCGACGGACGCTACCGCCAGTTGTACGACAAGCAGTACAAGTTGGAAACCAACCGCTTCATCAACCCGGGCGAAGACTGGACGCCCGAGGCGCCGAAGCCGGTGGCCGCCAAGCCGGCCTCGACCCGGATTTAG
- a CDS encoding TIGR00266 family protein has protein sequence MPPPAPGRRAHDIDFEVHGNEMQFVEVALDPGEGAVAEAGAMMYMTSGIQMETIFGDGSQRQSKGVMDALLGAGKRILTGESLFMTVFTNGGQGKHKVAFGAPYPGKIIPMDLRALGGHLVCQKDSFLCAARGVSVGIAFQKKLGVGLFGGEGFIMQKLEGDGLCFVHAGGTIHHFELAAGETMRVDTGCLVALQSSVNYDIQFVGGIKTALFGGEGIFFATLQGPGRVWLQSLPLSRMADRIYAAAPQSKGWRKEEGSILDRVGGLGDLIDGR, from the coding sequence GTGCCGCCGCCGGCGCCGGGCCGCCGTGCCCACGACATCGACTTCGAGGTCCACGGCAACGAGATGCAGTTCGTCGAGGTCGCCCTCGATCCGGGTGAGGGCGCGGTCGCCGAGGCCGGGGCGATGATGTACATGACCAGCGGCATCCAGATGGAGACGATCTTCGGCGATGGCAGCCAGAGGCAGTCCAAGGGCGTGATGGACGCGCTGCTCGGCGCCGGCAAGCGCATCCTGACGGGTGAAAGCCTGTTCATGACGGTGTTCACCAACGGGGGCCAGGGCAAGCACAAGGTCGCGTTCGGCGCGCCCTACCCGGGCAAGATCATCCCGATGGACCTGCGCGCGCTCGGCGGGCACCTGGTGTGCCAGAAAGACTCGTTCCTGTGCGCCGCCCGCGGCGTCTCGGTCGGCATCGCGTTCCAGAAGAAGCTCGGCGTCGGCCTGTTCGGCGGCGAAGGCTTCATCATGCAGAAGCTCGAAGGCGACGGCCTCTGCTTCGTGCACGCCGGCGGCACCATCCATCACTTCGAGCTGGCCGCCGGTGAAACCATGCGCGTGGACACCGGCTGCCTGGTGGCGCTGCAGTCCAGCGTCAACTACGACATCCAGTTCGTGGGCGGCATCAAGACGGCGCTCTTCGGCGGGGAAGGCATCTTCTTCGCCACGCTGCAGGGGCCCGGCCGCGTGTGGCTGCAGTCGCTCCCGCTCTCGCGCATGGCCGATCGCATCTACGCCGCCGCGCCGCAGAGCAAGGGCTGGCGCAAGGAAGAGGGCTCGATTCTCGACCGTGTCGGCGGCCTGGGCGACCTGATCGACGGACGATAA
- the apaG gene encoding Co2+/Mg2+ efflux protein ApaG — protein sequence MSDTTTNGIRIQVTTKFLPERSSPKDKEYWFAYFIRIANTGSETAQLLSRHWVITNADGEEEEVRGEGVIGKKPVLAPGATYDYDSICNLKTAVGTMHGSYTMVTPSGDTFDARIAPFTLAVPYAVH from the coding sequence GTGAGCGACACCACCACCAACGGCATCCGCATCCAGGTCACCACCAAGTTTCTTCCGGAGCGCAGCTCGCCCAAGGACAAGGAATACTGGTTCGCCTACTTCATCCGCATTGCCAATACCGGGTCGGAGACCGCGCAACTGCTCAGCCGTCACTGGGTGATTACCAACGCCGACGGCGAAGAGGAAGAAGTGCGGGGCGAAGGCGTGATCGGCAAGAAGCCGGTGCTGGCGCCGGGCGCCACCTACGACTACGACAGTATCTGCAACCTGAAGACGGCGGTCGGCACCATGCATGGCAGCTACACGATGGTGACGCCGTCGGGTGATACCTTCGACGCGCGCATCGCGCCGTTCACCCTCGCCGTGCCCTACGCCGTGCACTAG
- a CDS encoding DUF533 domain-containing protein, giving the protein MLTNPADILSIVLRGAMGRSGRKRARRATRFITGHGGFLTASTVMAAAGVAWGIYDSIKGQNVPQVPNVPGVSASAAEGRYGETSPKLAGVTGASVGGPPPLPAVAQALADPLLQLVRLAVSAARADGELTPQERALILARAKEAGLDSVVEAELAQPRPLAEIVRGVTDPAAKREYYVLAFTIVRADETVSGAERIYLAQLAHQLGLDPAAVAAIEVETAAKIDAEPDSE; this is encoded by the coding sequence GTGCTGACCAATCCGGCTGACATTCTCTCCATCGTGTTGCGCGGCGCCATGGGCCGCTCTGGACGCAAGCGGGCCCGGCGGGCGACCCGCTTCATCACCGGCCACGGCGGTTTTCTGACCGCCAGCACGGTGATGGCGGCGGCGGGCGTCGCGTGGGGCATCTACGACAGCATCAAGGGGCAGAACGTACCTCAGGTGCCTAATGTGCCTGGGGTGTCCGCCTCCGCGGCCGAAGGCCGCTACGGCGAGACCTCGCCGAAGCTCGCTGGCGTCACTGGTGCGAGCGTAGGCGGGCCTCCCCCCTTGCCAGCCGTCGCGCAAGCGCTGGCCGATCCGCTGCTGCAGCTCGTCAGGCTGGCGGTGTCGGCGGCGCGGGCCGACGGCGAGCTGACGCCGCAGGAGCGCGCCTTGATCCTGGCGCGGGCCAAGGAGGCCGGGCTCGACTCGGTCGTCGAGGCGGAGCTCGCGCAACCGCGGCCGCTGGCCGAAATTGTGCGCGGGGTCACCGACCCGGCGGCGAAGAGGGAATACTACGTGCTCGCGTTTACCATCGTGCGCGCCGACGAAACGGTGTCGGGCGCCGAGCGTATCTACCTGGCGCAGCTGGCGCACCAGCTGGGATTGGATCCGGCGGCGGTCGCGGCGATCGAAGTGGAGACGGCGGCGAAGATCGACGCGGAACCGGACTCGGAATAG
- a CDS encoding DUF6526 family protein, with protein sequence MAEQSYQSHAHHPVPTYVATLFLLVALILMAGHLHLGWRTDDTAFMALTFAVFTLVAISRLYTVALQDRIIMLEMKVRCAELLPAGQDANLARLSAKQTAALRFASDDELGALLERAARENLTPNDIKASIRTWRPDPYRT encoded by the coding sequence ATGGCCGAGCAGAGCTACCAGAGCCACGCGCACCACCCGGTGCCGACCTATGTCGCGACACTGTTCCTGCTCGTGGCCCTGATTCTCATGGCGGGGCATCTGCACCTGGGGTGGCGCACGGACGACACGGCCTTCATGGCGCTGACCTTCGCGGTGTTCACGCTGGTGGCCATCTCGCGGCTGTATACCGTGGCGCTGCAGGACCGCATCATCATGCTCGAGATGAAAGTCCGCTGCGCGGAGCTGCTGCCGGCCGGGCAGGATGCCAACCTGGCCAGGCTCTCCGCCAAGCAGACCGCGGCGCTGCGATTTGCTTCGGATGATGAATTGGGCGCGTTGCTCGAGCGGGCCGCGCGCGAGAACCTGACCCCCAACGACATCAAGGCCTCGATCCGGACCTGGCGTCCCGATCCCTATCGGACGTAG
- a CDS encoding NAD-dependent epimerase/dehydratase family protein, whose protein sequence is MRKPVVLITGAGGEIGHGLIAHLAGAGAQPVVTLDVNPLEPSLARQVQREFTGSIMDKSLLERVLSEFEVETVYHLAALLSTRSEFTPVTAHQINVEGTLNLLEFSQREAESHGRPVTFLYPSSIAAYGLPDLDTKRQAGRVKEDDFNTPSTMYGCNKLYCEQLGRYYARFYKQLAAEPQSGRVDFRCVRFPGLISALTVPSGGTSDYAPEMIHAAAKGEAYACFVRPDTRIPFMAMPDGVEALLRLAAAPKAALTRTAYNLAAFNPSADEVRQEVVRAFPDASITWQIDTKRQGIVDSWPEDVDDSAARKDWGFAPAYDFTRAFRDYLIPTIGSRYGK, encoded by the coding sequence ATGCGTAAGCCGGTGGTGTTGATTACGGGCGCGGGTGGCGAGATTGGCCATGGGCTGATCGCGCACCTGGCCGGGGCCGGCGCGCAGCCGGTGGTGACGCTCGACGTCAATCCCCTGGAGCCGTCGCTCGCGCGTCAGGTGCAGCGCGAGTTCACCGGCTCGATCATGGACAAGTCGCTGCTCGAGCGGGTGCTGTCGGAGTTCGAGGTCGAGACCGTGTATCACCTGGCGGCGCTGCTCTCGACGCGCTCCGAGTTCACGCCGGTCACGGCCCACCAGATCAACGTCGAAGGCACGCTCAACCTGCTCGAGTTTTCCCAGCGCGAAGCGGAATCGCACGGCCGGCCGGTGACGTTCCTCTACCCGTCGTCGATTGCCGCGTACGGCCTGCCGGACCTGGACACCAAGCGCCAGGCCGGGCGCGTGAAAGAAGACGACTTCAACACGCCGTCCACCATGTATGGCTGCAACAAGCTGTACTGCGAGCAGCTCGGGCGCTACTACGCGAGGTTCTACAAGCAGTTGGCCGCCGAGCCGCAGTCGGGCCGCGTCGACTTCCGCTGCGTGCGGTTCCCCGGGCTCATTTCCGCGCTCACCGTGCCGTCGGGCGGCACCTCCGACTACGCCCCCGAGATGATTCACGCCGCGGCGAAGGGTGAGGCGTATGCGTGCTTCGTCCGCCCCGACACCCGCATCCCGTTCATGGCCATGCCCGACGGCGTCGAAGCGCTGCTGCGGCTGGCGGCGGCGCCCAAGGCGGCGCTGACCCGGACCGCCTACAACCTGGCCGCGTTCAACCCGTCGGCCGACGAAGTGCGGCAGGAAGTGGTGCGGGCATTTCCGGACGCCAGCATCACCTGGCAGATCGACACCAAGCGGCAGGGCATCGTCGATTCCTGGCCCGAAGACGTGGATGACAGCGCCGCCCGCAAGGACTGGGGCTTCGCCCCGGCCTACGACTTCACCCGCGCCTTTCGCGATTACCTGATTCCGACGATTGGCTCCCGCTATGGCAAATGA
- a CDS encoding MBL fold metallo-hydrolase, producing MSASSAAQVRTAYPDKRGLALSAFPRTIKLADNVYGYEEIRNPGFTTVSLFVVGADGVLVADGQGSVDATRTMLAAIAKVTPKPVKWYVVGSDHGDHTAGNAVLPTDLTYVVSKASKAQLKLAAPAMTSDRQVIDVGGIEVQAIYAGRAHTGGDLLVYLPKQKILFMSEVYLNRVFPAMRSAYPTEWVGVIDKALAMDVDRFIPGHGFIEEAKASREELVEFQKALRAVIAEVTRLHKLGLPADEAAKQANWGPYQDWFLADQQGPIAVRKVFEEIEGKLK from the coding sequence TTGTCCGCGTCATCTGCGGCCCAGGTGCGGACCGCCTACCCTGACAAGCGCGGTCTCGCCCTCTCTGCGTTCCCGCGCACCATCAAACTGGCCGACAACGTCTACGGTTACGAAGAGATCCGTAACCCCGGCTTCACCACGGTCAGCCTGTTCGTGGTCGGTGCCGATGGTGTGCTCGTGGCCGACGGCCAGGGCAGCGTCGACGCCACCCGGACCATGCTGGCCGCCATCGCGAAGGTCACGCCGAAGCCCGTGAAGTGGTACGTCGTCGGCTCCGATCACGGCGACCACACCGCCGGCAATGCCGTGCTGCCCACGGACCTCACCTACGTGGTGTCGAAGGCGTCGAAGGCGCAGCTGAAGTTGGCCGCGCCGGCGATGACGAGCGACCGCCAGGTGATCGACGTCGGCGGTATCGAGGTCCAGGCAATTTACGCGGGACGCGCCCACACCGGCGGCGACCTGCTGGTCTACCTGCCGAAGCAGAAAATCCTGTTCATGAGCGAGGTCTACCTGAATCGCGTGTTCCCGGCGATGCGGTCGGCCTATCCCACCGAGTGGGTGGGCGTGATCGACAAGGCGCTTGCGATGGACGTCGATCGCTTCATCCCGGGCCACGGCTTCATCGAGGAGGCGAAGGCGTCTCGCGAAGAGCTGGTCGAGTTCCAGAAGGCCCTCCGCGCCGTGATCGCGGAGGTGACCCGGCTGCACAAACTGGGCCTCCCGGCGGACGAGGCGGCGAAGCAGGCGAACTGGGGGCCTTACCAGGACTGGTTCCTCGCCGACCAGCAGGGGCCGATTGCCGTGCGCAAGGTCTTCGAAGAGATCGAGGGGAAGCTGAAGTAA
- a CDS encoding PAS domain S-box protein: protein MTGTPGVEQLAALVNFSVDAVVLVDSDGAIRWANPATTVVLGYAPEELLGLRVRDLVEPEDRDAWQGLVRELFDHPAVPQVGAFRCRHRDGTVRWTEGMARNLLQEPTVGAIVVYYRDVTERKATEDALRVTEDRYTQLFDAAADIIFEADAEGYFRFVNPQTLRVFGYTNDEVIGRRFTEFIRADYRPAILQHYYKQTSDAVPTSYVEFPAVSKSGQEVWLGQNAWLVFDANGHYTGMQAMARDITERRRVEDALRAAEAKYRALVEQSLVGVYIVQHDRLVYANPKAADILGYTQQELLDMPWAYTVVHEQDRALVVDQLSRMDATTAANVQLTIRGQRKDGTVMQAEAFCSTTEFAGQPAILATVIDISDRVKLEDQLRQAQKMEAVGRLAGGIAHDFNNLLTAIRGNAELMSHRVKNDPAMAAEVDEILHAADRAASLTRQLLAFSRKQILQPVSLDINEIVSSVSRMARRLIGTEVRLQLDLAQRVAKVLADPAQIEQVLLNLIVNARDAMPSGGMITVQTSNVRLEADSPEMSQAGLAPGQFVLLAVSDNGIGMDQATQARIFEPFFTTKETGRGTGLGLATVYGIIRQTGGAISVVSERGRGASFRVFLPAVTGESS from the coding sequence GTGACCGGGACACCGGGTGTCGAGCAGCTCGCCGCCCTCGTCAACTTCAGTGTTGACGCGGTGGTGCTCGTGGATAGCGACGGCGCCATCCGCTGGGCGAACCCGGCGACGACCGTCGTGCTCGGCTATGCACCGGAAGAGCTGCTCGGCCTCCGGGTCCGCGACCTCGTCGAGCCCGAGGACCGCGATGCCTGGCAGGGGCTGGTCCGCGAGCTGTTCGACCATCCCGCCGTGCCGCAGGTCGGCGCCTTCCGCTGCCGCCACCGGGATGGCACCGTGCGGTGGACCGAAGGCATGGCGCGGAACCTGCTGCAGGAGCCGACGGTCGGCGCCATCGTCGTCTATTACCGCGACGTGACCGAGCGGAAGGCGACCGAAGACGCCCTGCGGGTCACCGAGGATCGCTACACCCAGCTCTTCGACGCGGCCGCCGACATCATCTTCGAGGCGGATGCCGAGGGTTACTTCCGCTTCGTCAATCCCCAGACGTTGCGGGTGTTTGGCTACACCAACGACGAGGTGATCGGGCGCCGCTTCACCGAGTTCATCCGCGCCGACTACCGGCCGGCGATCCTGCAGCACTACTACAAGCAGACCAGCGACGCGGTGCCGACCTCCTACGTCGAGTTCCCCGCGGTCAGCAAGTCGGGGCAGGAAGTGTGGCTGGGGCAGAACGCGTGGCTGGTGTTCGACGCCAATGGCCACTACACCGGCATGCAGGCGATGGCCCGCGACATCACGGAGCGGCGGCGGGTCGAAGACGCGCTGCGGGCCGCCGAAGCGAAGTACCGGGCCCTGGTGGAGCAGTCGCTGGTCGGCGTCTACATCGTCCAGCACGACCGGCTGGTCTACGCCAATCCGAAGGCCGCCGATATTCTCGGCTACACCCAGCAGGAACTGCTGGACATGCCGTGGGCCTACACGGTGGTGCACGAGCAGGATCGCGCGCTGGTCGTCGATCAGCTCTCGCGCATGGACGCCACCACCGCCGCGAACGTGCAGCTGACGATCCGTGGCCAGCGCAAGGACGGCACGGTGATGCAGGCCGAGGCGTTCTGCTCGACGACCGAGTTTGCCGGGCAGCCGGCCATCCTGGCCACCGTGATCGACATCAGCGACCGGGTCAAGCTCGAGGACCAGCTGCGCCAGGCGCAGAAGATGGAGGCGGTCGGCCGCCTCGCCGGCGGCATCGCCCACGACTTCAACAACCTGTTGACCGCCATCCGCGGCAACGCCGAGTTGATGTCGCACCGGGTGAAGAACGACCCGGCGATGGCGGCCGAGGTCGACGAGATCCTGCACGCCGCGGACCGCGCCGCGTCGCTGACGCGCCAGTTGCTGGCGTTCAGCCGCAAGCAGATCCTGCAGCCGGTGTCGCTCGACATCAACGAGATTGTCTCCAGCGTGTCGCGGATGGCGCGCCGCCTGATTGGCACCGAGGTCCGGTTGCAGCTCGATCTCGCGCAACGAGTGGCGAAGGTGCTCGCCGACCCGGCCCAGATCGAGCAGGTGCTGCTCAACCTGATCGTCAACGCGCGGGATGCGATGCCGAGCGGCGGGATGATCACGGTGCAGACGTCGAACGTGCGCCTCGAGGCCGACTCGCCGGAGATGTCGCAGGCCGGGCTGGCGCCTGGGCAGTTCGTGCTGCTGGCCGTCAGCGACAACGGCATCGGCATGGATCAGGCCACGCAGGCGCGAATCTTCGAACCCTTCTTCACCACGAAAGAGACCGGCCGCGGGACCGGCCTGGGGCTGGCCACCGTGTACGGAATCATCCGTCAGACCGGCGGCGCCATCTCGGTGGTCAGCGAACGCGGCCGCGGCGCCAGTTTTCGCGTGTTCTTGCCAGCCGTGACGGGAGAGTCGTCTTGA